From Staphylothermus hellenicus DSM 12710, a single genomic window includes:
- a CDS encoding NUDIX hydrolase, with amino-acid sequence MEVELVGKKELFSGLRFSVERRQVRIDNRVVERDVVVFPDSVIILPVLKSDQIILIKQYRAAINDYIYEVPAGVVEPGESIREAARRELIEETGYEPGELIEIGVYYPTPGYSTENMHFFIARNLEYVGMKPEPYEVIKPYVIPVKDALEMVKSNEIKDLKTALLILYYVHYMWKKSEGED; translated from the coding sequence ATGGAGGTAGAACTTGTAGGCAAGAAGGAATTGTTCAGCGGCTTAAGATTCTCTGTTGAGCGTCGACAAGTTAGGATTGATAACCGTGTTGTTGAGAGAGATGTAGTGGTCTTCCCGGATAGTGTGATTATTCTTCCAGTTCTTAAAAGTGATCAGATAATTCTGATTAAGCAATATAGAGCAGCTATTAATGACTACATATACGAAGTGCCTGCTGGAGTAGTTGAGCCAGGTGAATCCATTAGGGAGGCAGCTAGGAGAGAACTCATAGAGGAAACAGGATATGAGCCGGGAGAACTCATAGAGATTGGAGTATACTATCCTACACCAGGATATAGTACTGAAAATATGCATTTCTTTATAGCAAGAAACCTAGAATATGTTGGTATGAAGCCTGAGCCATACGAGGTTATAAAACCATATGTTATACCGGTTAAGGATGCATTAGAAATGGTTAAGTCAAATGAGATTAAAGACCTGAAAACAGCTCTCCTAATACTATACTATGTGCATTATATGTGGAAGAAGAGTGAGGGAGAAGACTAA
- a CDS encoding V-type ATP synthase subunit D yields the protein MSSILRVRPTKIELIRLKRRKALAEKVHRILRERLTILVNEFLVRVREAYNLRRTVNDLIFNLYNDSVMLNSVYGEYGFQYLRSITVKELRAVIGVENIMGVKTHSAVVKHSKTIEYVYPGFDSFREEARKLIEAIIELGRAEQALMALGREIERTKRKVNALKYIIIPRLDNTIRYLNMKFEEREREEKARLKRIKSILEKRR from the coding sequence ATGTCTAGCATTTTAAGGGTTAGGCCGACAAAGATTGAGCTTATTAGGCTTAAGAGGAGGAAGGCTCTTGCCGAGAAAGTTCACCGTATTTTGCGTGAGCGTTTAACTATTCTTGTTAATGAGTTTTTGGTTAGGGTTAGGGAGGCTTATAATCTTAGGAGGACTGTTAATGATTTGATTTTTAATTTGTATAATGATTCTGTTATGTTGAATAGTGTTTATGGAGAGTATGGTTTCCAGTATCTTAGATCTATTACTGTTAAGGAGCTTAGGGCTGTCATTGGTGTTGAGAATATTATGGGTGTTAAAACTCATTCAGCTGTTGTTAAGCATTCTAAAACGATAGAATATGTTTATCCCGGTTTTGACTCCTTCAGAGAAGAAGCTAGGAAATTAATCGAAGCTATAATTGAGCTTGGAAGAGCTGAGCAGGCTTTGATGGCTTTGGGAAGGGAGATTGAGAGGACGAAGAGGAAAGTTAATGCTTTGAAATACATTATAATACCTAGACTTGATAACACTATCCGGTACTTGAACATGAAGTTTGAAGAGAGGGAGAGGGAGGAGAAGGCTAGGCTTAAACGTATAAAGAGTATTTTAGAGAAGAGGAGGTAA
- a CDS encoding DUF61 family protein, with the protein MFFLSDHFNDLIMRALSEELRIVNKHLVYRKKSLCDLLSMDIPYLVLRDGSKSLVDRRELILLKNLVEGDPCKLMLPIIIEYNPSLGKSAYVVRDEIAAKALSKLLSLKYENGPLILYRPQLYMVRLKLRTVTTIIFIPSSPS; encoded by the coding sequence ATGTTTTTCTTGTCTGACCATTTCAATGATCTTATAATGCGTGCATTGAGTGAGGAGCTTAGAATTGTAAATAAACACCTTGTTTATCGTAAGAAAAGCTTATGTGATCTATTATCTATGGATATCCCATATCTTGTTCTCAGAGATGGATCTAAAAGCCTCGTTGATCGTAGGGAGCTTATATTATTAAAGAACCTCGTAGAAGGCGATCCCTGTAAATTGATGTTGCCTATAATTATTGAGTATAATCCTTCCCTCGGAAAATCAGCATATGTTGTGAGAGATGAAATTGCTGCTAAAGCTTTATCTAAATTGTTAAGCTTAAAATATGAGAATGGACCATTAATTCTTTATAGACCCCAATTATACATGGTTAGGCTCAAGCTTCGGACAGTGACAACTATAATTTTTATTCCCTCATCCCCATCTTAA
- a CDS encoding V-type ATP synthase subunit I, with the protein MAPPIIVNKPVEMYRINIIVPKHLVEKASSILQEAGTVHVEKTGRGVEEYIKQYDRLNNILNKISHIMNQVSKVSLDVTVTKLELESLDIDKIEKDVNSIYSEVEGMLQKISELENNLRELDGLRNILQFLPKNYFLKDICFRGKYVSSIAVKGGVDGVNQLISSFKEIYVVYKMQVEQNIVAILVYSSNIHESLIEKLSLLGFSFINYNKIANMVSLNDTVEEALRKINESYMKYSAMISETRKRLRDKINNYLMDLGKYLLIVENKIMQIKTLLNLYRSKYLVLLSGWIPKNNVGQVIDSFKNQDIPFYYEVREPVKGVDEPPTLLRNPRIIRWYESIVKFLGLPRYWEWDPTPIIAYSFALFYGIMLADMGYAIAIILSAIFILDKFVSDPKSRDYVFFKNMIIVSSIVGLIIGALSGYVFGASLYVLTDVLSDPIKFLILSLIIGLIHVNISHALTLAKALKEKIIGDILNETGLFITEIFGIPYVLYTMLNTPILNMPVEMYNYLLYGVFIGIGFLIIGSLKNMGFLGLLMWLFNLTGLLGDVLSYSRLAGVGLATIFLGASFNKLALLAFTGLESMIPVPLADAIIGGLMMVIILVFGHLINTALSALGGFIHSIRLCFVEFLSKFYEGTGYPFEPLRIVMRKRLVIE; encoded by the coding sequence ATGGCTCCCCCAATTATAGTGAACAAACCTGTTGAGATGTATAGGATAAACATTATAGTTCCCAAACACTTAGTTGAAAAAGCATCATCCATACTACAAGAAGCTGGCACTGTTCATGTTGAGAAAACAGGGCGGGGTGTAGAAGAGTATATTAAACAATATGATAGACTCAACAATATTCTTAACAAAATAAGTCATATCATGAATCAAGTATCTAAAGTGTCTTTAGATGTAACTGTTACTAAGCTAGAACTAGAATCACTCGATATTGATAAGATCGAGAAAGATGTAAACAGTATTTATAGTGAAGTAGAAGGTATGTTGCAGAAAATATCTGAACTCGAAAACAATCTGCGAGAACTGGATGGATTGAGGAATATTCTTCAATTTTTACCTAAAAATTATTTTCTCAAAGATATTTGTTTTCGTGGGAAATATGTTTCAAGCATTGCTGTTAAGGGTGGAGTAGACGGGGTTAACCAACTAATTAGTTCTTTTAAGGAAATCTATGTTGTATACAAGATGCAGGTAGAACAAAATATTGTGGCTATCCTAGTTTATAGTTCTAATATACATGAGTCTTTGATTGAAAAATTGTCTTTGCTAGGTTTTTCTTTCATTAACTATAATAAGATAGCCAACATGGTTTCTTTGAATGATACCGTAGAGGAGGCATTGAGGAAAATTAATGAATCATATATGAAATACTCAGCTATGATAAGTGAAACTAGGAAGCGTTTAAGAGATAAGATAAATAATTATCTAATGGATCTAGGAAAGTATTTGTTAATTGTTGAAAACAAGATTATGCAAATTAAGACTTTACTCAACTTATACAGGAGCAAGTATCTTGTCCTTCTCTCCGGCTGGATACCTAAGAATAATGTAGGACAAGTTATTGATTCATTTAAAAATCAAGATATTCCATTCTATTATGAGGTTAGAGAACCTGTTAAAGGTGTTGATGAGCCTCCAACCCTGCTTAGAAATCCAAGAATAATTAGATGGTATGAATCAATTGTAAAGTTTCTTGGTCTTCCACGGTATTGGGAATGGGATCCTACTCCTATAATTGCTTATTCGTTTGCTCTATTCTACGGTATAATGTTGGCTGATATGGGTTATGCCATTGCAATAATATTATCTGCTATATTCATACTCGACAAATTTGTTTCCGATCCGAAGAGCAGGGATTATGTGTTCTTTAAGAACATGATAATAGTTTCTAGTATTGTAGGATTAATAATAGGTGCATTGAGCGGTTATGTTTTTGGAGCCTCACTTTATGTTCTAACAGATGTTTTAAGCGATCCCATAAAATTCCTTATTTTATCCCTAATTATCGGTCTTATACATGTCAATATTTCGCATGCCCTAACATTAGCGAAGGCTTTGAAGGAGAAAATAATAGGCGATATATTGAACGAAACAGGATTATTTATTACTGAGATATTTGGTATTCCATATGTTCTTTACACAATGCTGAATACTCCAATACTTAACATGCCTGTAGAAATGTATAATTATTTATTATATGGAGTATTCATTGGTATAGGATTCCTAATTATTGGTTCATTAAAGAATATGGGATTCCTAGGATTATTGATGTGGTTATTTAACTTGACAGGGTTACTAGGAGATGTTTTAAGTTATAGTAGGCTTGCAGGTGTAGGATTAGCAACCATATTTTTAGGGGCAAGCTTTAACAAATTAGCACTACTAGCTTTTACAGGTTTGGAATCCATGATCCCGGTTCCATTGGCAGATGCCATTATTGGTGGATTGATGATGGTTATCATTTTGGTTTTCGGGCATTTAATAAATACAGCGCTTTCCGCTCTTGGAGGATTCATACACTCTATTAGACTATGCTTTGTAGAGTTTTTGAGCAAGTTCTATGAAGGAACAGGCTATCCATTTGAACCTCTGAGAATAGTTATGCGTAAAAGACTGGTGATCGAGTAG
- a CDS encoding ATPase produces MDQLAVGLAYASAAFALMGGLIGSSIGIGKAGSAGSAALAEDPKQFRNVFILASLPMTQTFYGLIILIQYISYVNGHLETLTLDKALAILGLGLAVAVAEFFSAWFQGIVCASGISELPRTKGAVTFSTMILAVYVELIGILGMVFGLLGLSLIG; encoded by the coding sequence ATGGATCAATTAGCTGTAGGACTTGCATATGCCAGTGCAGCATTCGCTTTGATGGGGGGATTAATAGGTTCATCTATAGGTATAGGTAAGGCTGGCTCTGCTGGATCAGCAGCTCTAGCAGAGGATCCTAAACAATTTAGAAATGTTTTCATACTAGCATCATTGCCGATGACGCAGACATTCTATGGATTAATCATACTTATCCAGTATATTAGTTATGTTAATGGGCATCTTGAGACACTAACACTTGATAAAGCATTAGCTATTTTAGGATTAGGTCTAGCAGTTGCTGTAGCAGAGTTTTTCTCGGCATGGTTTCAAGGAATAGTATGTGCTTCCGGCATATCTGAATTGCCCCGTACCAAGGGAGCTGTAACCTTTAGTACTATGATACTAGCAGTATATGTAGAGCTTATAGGAATACTTGGAATGGTATTCGGTTTATTAGGCTTATCGCTTATAGGCTAA
- a CDS encoding V-type ATP synthase subunit E has translation MNTYEVEELRQKLLEDARKKSEEIIREAEKEAERIIEEAERKWREKAEQEREKIITNARLEAQKIISEARRNYRITLSKAKAEVINKILEEARIRLTKRIGFNIEESLEKLLDEALYYVENPSKIIINPQDRDIIKKILKKKGLKNIEIIESDKIFGGLIIESIDGKRVDNSYNTRLERAKSTVLKELNTILWGKR, from the coding sequence TTGAATACCTACGAAGTAGAAGAGCTAAGACAAAAACTATTAGAGGATGCTCGAAAGAAAAGCGAAGAAATAATCAGAGAAGCAGAAAAAGAAGCCGAAAGAATAATTGAAGAAGCTGAAAGAAAATGGCGTGAGAAGGCAGAGCAGGAAAGAGAAAAAATAATAACTAATGCTAGATTAGAAGCACAAAAAATAATTTCTGAAGCACGCAGAAATTATAGGATCACATTAAGTAAAGCAAAAGCTGAAGTAATAAACAAAATATTAGAAGAAGCGAGGATAAGACTAACCAAGAGAATAGGATTCAATATCGAGGAATCACTGGAGAAATTACTAGATGAAGCACTATATTATGTCGAGAATCCTTCAAAAATAATTATTAATCCACAAGATCGAGACATTATAAAAAAGATTTTGAAGAAAAAAGGATTAAAAAACATAGAGATAATTGAATCGGATAAGATATTCGGCGGATTAATTATTGAATCAATTGATGGGAAAAGAGTTGATAACTCATATAATACTAGGTTAGAAAGAGCAAAAAGTACTGTGTTAAAGGAGTTAAACACTATTTTATGGGGTAAACGATAA
- a CDS encoding V-type ATP synthase subunit A, whose protein sequence is MSLGITGKIYRVSGPLVIAENMRGSKVYEVVEVGSDRLIGEIIGVEGDKAIIQVYEDTGGLRVGDPVYGTGYPLAAELGPGLVGSIYDGIQRPLPILQELVGFFVKRGVKAEPLPRNKKWHFKPLVKQGEKVGPGDVIGYVDETPVVKHYIMIPPDTHGVVEEIVGEGEYTIVDPIARINGKEIVMLQKWPVRKPRPYREKLEPREPVLTGQRVIDFFFPLAKGGKAAIPGGFGTGKTVTLQQLTKWSAVDIAIYVGCGERGNEMADALHSFRKLVDPRTGKPLVERSVFIANTSNMPVAARETSIFLGATIGEYFRDMGYHVLMVADSTSRWAEAMREISGRLEELPGEEGYPAYLGSRLASFYERSGYVKTLGKPEKTGSLTIMGAVSPPGADFSEPVTQATLRIVRALYALDVNLAYRRHYPAINWLISYSLYVDNVTNWWHENIDPSWRDLREKALAILQKEAELEELVRLVGAEALPEEDKLLLEVARMIREDFLQQNAFHEIDTYCPPRKAVLMMKAIMLFYELGLEAVRRGISVSKIKKLKSRVKIARMKEIPNIDFEDAFKSLFEEIKRDFESLMKEAETIAEL, encoded by the coding sequence ATGAGCTTAGGTATTACTGGAAAAATCTATAGGGTGTCGGGTCCCCTAGTAATAGCTGAAAATATGCGTGGCTCGAAAGTTTATGAGGTAGTAGAGGTTGGAAGCGATAGATTAATCGGCGAGATAATCGGTGTTGAAGGAGATAAAGCTATCATACAAGTCTATGAAGACACAGGCGGGTTAAGAGTAGGAGACCCCGTATATGGTACAGGTTATCCATTAGCAGCAGAGCTTGGACCAGGACTTGTTGGTTCAATCTATGATGGTATTCAGAGGCCATTGCCTATCCTACAGGAGCTGGTAGGATTCTTTGTGAAGAGAGGTGTGAAAGCCGAGCCTTTACCAAGAAATAAGAAGTGGCATTTTAAACCACTTGTTAAACAAGGAGAAAAAGTTGGACCAGGCGATGTTATTGGATATGTTGATGAGACCCCTGTTGTTAAACACTACATCATGATCCCTCCCGATACTCACGGTGTTGTTGAGGAAATAGTTGGTGAAGGAGAATATACAATAGTTGACCCTATTGCTAGGATTAATGGAAAAGAAATAGTTATGTTGCAGAAATGGCCTGTTAGAAAACCTCGTCCATACAGAGAAAAACTAGAACCTAGAGAACCAGTATTAACAGGGCAGAGAGTAATTGATTTCTTCTTCCCACTAGCGAAGGGAGGCAAAGCCGCTATTCCCGGAGGATTTGGAACAGGCAAGACTGTTACTCTTCAACAATTAACGAAGTGGAGCGCCGTAGATATAGCAATCTATGTTGGATGCGGTGAGAGAGGAAACGAGATGGCTGATGCACTGCACAGTTTTAGAAAACTAGTTGATCCAAGAACAGGCAAACCATTGGTGGAGAGAAGCGTATTCATAGCGAACACTAGCAATATGCCTGTAGCAGCTCGTGAAACAAGTATTTTCCTAGGAGCAACTATTGGGGAATACTTCCGAGACATGGGATATCATGTATTAATGGTTGCTGACTCAACAAGTAGGTGGGCTGAGGCAATGAGGGAGATTAGTGGTAGACTAGAAGAGCTTCCAGGAGAGGAAGGATACCCCGCATATCTAGGTTCTAGGCTTGCAAGCTTTTATGAGAGAAGCGGCTATGTGAAAACTCTGGGTAAACCAGAGAAAACCGGTAGTCTAACAATAATGGGTGCTGTATCTCCTCCGGGCGCAGATTTTAGCGAGCCAGTAACTCAGGCAACTCTGAGGATTGTAAGAGCACTTTATGCTTTAGATGTTAATCTTGCTTATCGCCGTCATTACCCTGCCATTAACTGGCTTATAAGTTATAGCTTATACGTTGACAACGTAACTAATTGGTGGCATGAAAACATTGATCCAAGCTGGAGAGATTTAAGAGAGAAAGCTTTAGCAATCTTGCAGAAAGAAGCTGAGCTCGAAGAGCTTGTGAGGCTTGTTGGTGCAGAGGCATTGCCTGAAGAAGATAAGTTATTGTTAGAAGTTGCGAGAATGATTAGAGAAGATTTCCTCCAGCAAAATGCTTTCCACGAAATAGATACTTATTGTCCACCTAGGAAAGCAGTATTAATGATGAAAGCTATAATGCTCTTCTACGAATTGGGGTTAGAGGCTGTTAGGAGAGGTATTAGTGTATCGAAGATTAAAAAGTTAAAATCACGTGTTAAAATAGCCCGTATGAAGGAGATCCCCAACATTGATTTTGAAGACGCGTTTAAATCCTTATTCGAAGAGATTAAAAGAGATTTTGAATCATTAATGAAGGAGGCTGAGACCATTGCCGAGCTTTAG
- a CDS encoding V-type ATP synthase subunit B, translating into MPSFSLAVRESPKLLKAQGSLLIAEPMKGVSYGEVVEVVLGSGEAKLGQVIDVSKDATIIQVFGGVSDIDLKVSKVRYRGETLKLPVGIDMLGRIFDGLGRPIDGGPPIVPEDYLDINGSPINPASRLPPSEFIETGISAIDGLNSIVRGQKLPIFSGSGLPHNRIAAQIVRQARVRGKEEKFAVVFAAIGVSYDDAMFFIENFKNYGALENAVAFINTADSPVIERIAIPRVALTAAEFLAWKHDMHVLVILTDMTNYCEALRELSAAREEVPSRRGYPGYMYTDLATIYERAGRVEGKKGSITQMPILTMPNDDITHPIPDLTGYITEGQLVLSRQLWLKGIYPPFDILMSLSRLMKDGIGPGKTREDHRGVFMQLYSAYAEGVRLRELAVVVGTEALSARDRKYLEFADKFEREFIGQGEYERRTIEETLDKGWELLAILPEDELKHVKIEHIRKYHPKYRGKTSK; encoded by the coding sequence TTGCCGAGCTTTAGCTTAGCTGTTCGCGAATCCCCCAAGCTCCTTAAAGCTCAGGGTAGTTTATTAATAGCAGAGCCTATGAAAGGTGTCAGCTACGGAGAAGTTGTCGAAGTAGTTCTGGGTTCAGGGGAGGCAAAGCTTGGACAAGTAATTGACGTCAGCAAAGACGCCACTATTATACAGGTTTTCGGCGGAGTCAGCGATATCGATCTGAAGGTATCCAAGGTTAGATACCGTGGAGAAACACTGAAGCTACCTGTCGGTATTGATATGCTAGGCAGAATATTTGATGGACTCGGCAGACCAATAGATGGCGGACCACCAATAGTTCCAGAGGATTACTTAGACATAAATGGTAGCCCTATAAATCCAGCATCTAGGCTTCCACCATCAGAATTTATTGAAACAGGGATTTCAGCCATTGATGGGTTAAACAGTATTGTTCGTGGACAAAAGCTCCCAATATTTAGTGGTTCAGGACTACCACATAACCGTATAGCTGCACAAATTGTTAGGCAAGCAAGGGTTAGAGGTAAGGAGGAGAAGTTCGCAGTTGTATTCGCAGCTATTGGTGTGAGCTATGATGATGCAATGTTCTTCATCGAGAACTTCAAAAACTATGGTGCTCTAGAAAACGCGGTAGCATTTATTAATACTGCTGATTCACCAGTAATTGAGAGAATAGCTATTCCAAGAGTTGCTTTAACAGCCGCTGAATTTCTTGCATGGAAACATGATATGCATGTTCTAGTAATACTTACTGACATGACTAATTATTGTGAAGCACTAAGAGAACTAAGTGCTGCACGCGAAGAAGTCCCTAGTAGGAGAGGTTATCCTGGATACATGTATACAGATTTAGCAACAATTTATGAGCGTGCAGGACGTGTTGAAGGGAAGAAAGGCAGTATTACACAAATGCCTATACTAACCATGCCTAACGACGACATCACACATCCAATCCCCGACCTTACAGGGTATATTACTGAGGGCCAGCTAGTATTATCTAGGCAACTATGGTTGAAAGGTATCTATCCACCATTCGATATATTAATGAGCTTATCTAGGTTAATGAAGGACGGTATCGGACCCGGTAAAACCAGGGAGGATCACCGCGGAGTCTTTATGCAGTTATACAGTGCATACGCCGAAGGTGTTAGGTTGAGAGAGTTAGCAGTTGTTGTTGGAACAGAAGCTTTATCAGCTAGGGATCGTAAATACTTAGAGTTTGCTGATAAATTTGAGAGAGAATTCATTGGGCAAGGAGAATATGAGCGGAGAACAATTGAGGAAACACTTGATAAAGGATGGGAACTATTAGCTATTCTACCAGAAGATGAATTAAAACATGTAAAAATAGAGCATATAAGGAAATATCATCCGAAATATAGAGGTAAAACCTCTAAGTAG
- a CDS encoding class II aldolase/adducin family protein, protein MEEPEMLIHSMKLLVSLGYTNPKGGNGSIRVDDRRILITPSGIPKHLLKTDDLVLYDIINNSYIGKYKPSIEVNAHAKTYRVRNDIHAILHAHLPLATSLTDIGLENWWLAGTVEAEYSLGKVYVSEYAPPGSLELAEKIAEGFRAGAKIVIVPRHGVFAGGKDVADALDSIIALESTAKYVYVKVVVEELRNIKNKVLNGST, encoded by the coding sequence ATGGAGGAACCAGAAATGCTTATTCACTCTATGAAGCTCCTTGTCAGCCTCGGTTATACAAATCCGAAAGGTGGAAATGGAAGTATTAGGGTTGATGATCGCCGCATACTTATAACTCCCAGCGGTATTCCTAAGCATTTGCTGAAAACAGATGATCTAGTATTATATGATATTATAAATAATTCATATATTGGTAAATACAAGCCAAGCATAGAGGTTAATGCACATGCAAAAACATATAGGGTTCGAAACGATATCCACGCAATACTACATGCTCACTTACCATTAGCTACATCATTAACAGATATAGGTTTAGAAAACTGGTGGCTTGCAGGCACTGTTGAGGCAGAATATAGTCTTGGAAAAGTATATGTTTCAGAATATGCGCCTCCAGGCTCTCTAGAGCTTGCGGAAAAAATTGCCGAAGGTTTTAGGGCTGGTGCAAAAATAGTTATTGTTCCCAGACACGGAGTATTTGCTGGCGGTAAAGATGTTGCAGATGCTTTGGATTCCATAATAGCTTTGGAGTCGACGGCGAAATACGTATATGTAAAAGTTGTTGTTGAGGAATTAAGGAATATAAAGAATAAAGTTTTAAATGGGTCTACTTAG
- a CDS encoding MBL fold metallo-hydrolase, which produces MIKITVLVDDRPYIEGLKTRRGLSIYVEINNNFLLFDLGPDSGVLQYNSDRLDVNLDLIDAATISHAHSDHMGGLQLLGWAAPFLKIFIPYDSMDSVGRMVRNNGLTPVEVIDWVKLWRNTYITKPIHGPPWEHFLVINTPKGIIVFSGCMHAGVDKVLKTITGYLGDRIRGVIGGFHLENAPRKIVEASVKLLMEKYGVDFVIPLHCSGELFRSILRNNYRDKYIDAGAGFTYEL; this is translated from the coding sequence TTGATTAAAATAACTGTACTAGTTGATGATCGGCCTTACATTGAAGGTTTAAAGACGCGGAGAGGCTTATCTATATATGTTGAGATAAACAATAATTTCCTCCTATTCGATCTTGGGCCTGATAGTGGAGTTTTACAGTATAATTCTGATAGATTAGATGTTAACTTAGATCTTATTGATGCCGCCACTATTTCCCATGCTCACAGTGATCATATGGGTGGACTACAATTATTAGGATGGGCAGCTCCTTTCCTTAAAATATTCATACCGTATGATAGCATGGATAGTGTTGGGCGTATGGTTAGAAATAATGGTTTAACTCCTGTAGAAGTAATTGATTGGGTGAAGCTGTGGAGAAATACATATATTACAAAACCTATACATGGTCCTCCGTGGGAGCATTTCCTCGTTATAAATACTCCTAAGGGCATTATAGTTTTCTCTGGATGTATGCATGCAGGAGTAGATAAAGTATTAAAAACAATAACTGGATATCTAGGTGATCGTATAAGAGGTGTTATAGGAGGCTTTCACTTAGAAAATGCTCCTAGAAAAATAGTTGAGGCCTCGGTGAAGTTGTTAATGGAGAAGTATGGAGTGGATTTCGTTATACCTCTTCATTGTAGCGGCGAATTATTTAGAAGTATTCTTAGAAATAATTATAGAGATAAATATATTGATGCAGGTGCGGGTTTCACATATGAATTATGA
- a CDS encoding diphthine--ammonia ligase, with translation MKATILFTGGKDSTYALHLAYLQGFDIVVLSTIYPLYEYSMLYHKPIFDLLRLQAKSLGLPLESMAVYSPKQELSTLYKLLKRVKENYGVEAVVSGAVLSDYQRMRYSMICDELGLEPYTPLWRIDQSKYMFELVEHGIEFILISINTYGLPMKLLGKIITDKDVYEIINRSRKYGFNPAFEGGEAETLVVNSPLFRRRIRVIGRRMIKSPYEGVFIIDSYGFQ, from the coding sequence ATGAAAGCGACAATACTGTTTACAGGAGGAAAAGACTCAACATATGCTTTACACCTAGCTTATCTTCAAGGATTTGATATAGTTGTTTTATCCACTATTTATCCATTATATGAATACTCAATGCTTTATCATAAGCCCATATTTGATTTATTAAGACTTCAAGCAAAAAGCCTGGGATTACCCCTTGAAAGCATGGCTGTTTATTCTCCCAAACAAGAGCTTTCCACTCTTTACAAGTTGTTGAAGAGAGTGAAGGAAAACTATGGTGTAGAAGCAGTGGTTTCGGGAGCTGTTCTAAGCGATTATCAGAGAATGAGGTATTCAATGATATGTGATGAACTAGGATTAGAACCTTATACTCCTCTCTGGAGAATTGATCAATCAAAATATATGTTTGAACTAGTCGAGCACGGTATTGAATTCATATTAATCAGTATTAATACTTATGGATTACCAATGAAGCTTCTGGGCAAAATAATAACGGATAAAGATGTCTATGAAATAATTAATAGGTCGAGAAAATACGGTTTTAACCCTGCTTTTGAAGGAGGAGAGGCAGAAACACTTGTTGTAAACAGTCCATTGTTTAGGAGAAGAATAAGAGTTATTGGGAGAAGAATGATTAAGTCGCCGTATGAAGGGGTTTTTATTATAGATAGTTATGGTTTTCAGTAG